In Carassius gibelio isolate Cgi1373 ecotype wild population from Czech Republic chromosome B20, carGib1.2-hapl.c, whole genome shotgun sequence, the following are encoded in one genomic region:
- the LOC127984417 gene encoding gap junction Cx32.2 protein, translated as MGDWGFLSKLLDKVQSHSTNIGKVWLSVLLIFRIMVLGAGLDKVWGDEQSSMVCNIRTPGCLNACYDHIFPISHMRFWVLQIIFVATPNLVYLGYVLHVIHKENKLRQQLQNEAEKRGVKMPKYTDDNGKIYYKGSLLCGYMLSLIVTILFEAGFIVGQYYLIGLWMPTQLECKVDPCPKIGLHCYTSRPTEKTVFIIFMLIVACVSLVLNLGEMFYLMGRRGEHKRRTSARSEMQKLTPTETFC; from the coding sequence ATGGGCGACTGGGGATTCCTCTCCAAGCTTTTAGATAAAGTGCAGTCTCACTCAACCAATATTGGCAAAGTGTGGCTGtcggttcttctgatcttcaggATAATGGTTCTTGGAGCTGGGCTGGATAAAGTCTGGGGAGATGAACAGTCCAGTATGGTCTGCAACATCAGAACTCCTGGTTGCTTGAACGCGTGCTACGACCACATCTTCCCCATTTCTCACATGCGATTCTGGGTGCTCCAAATCATCTTTGTGGCCACGCCAAATCTGGTCTACCTCGGCTACGTTCTGCACGTcatccacaaggaaaacaaactGAGGCAGCAATTACAAAACGAGGCAGAGAAACGGGGGGTAAAAATGCCCAAATACACTGATGACAACGGGAAGATTTATTACAAAGGGAGTCTGCTTTGTGGCTATATGTTGAGTCTCATTGTCACCATTTTGTTTGAAGCAGGGTTCATTGTGGGCCAGTATTATTTAATTGGCCTTTGGATGCCCACACAGTTAGAATGTAAGGTAGATCCTTGCCCTAAGATCGGTCTGCATTGTTATACATCCCGCCCAACTGAAAAGACCGTCTTCATTATCTTCATGCTCATTGTGGCGTGTGTGTCTTTAGTCTTAAATCTAGGAGAGATGTTCTACCTGATGGGTCGTAGAGGCGAACACAAGAGGAGGACATCTGCAAGGTCTGAGATGCAGAAATTAACCCCCACCGAGACATTTTGCTGA
- the LOC127983418 gene encoding gap junction Cx32.2 protein — MGDWGFLSALLDKVQSHSTVIGKIWMSILFIFRILVLGAGAENVWGDERSNLVCNTNTPGCESLCYDWKFPISHIRFWVMQIIFVSTPTLVYLGHVVHVIHQENKLREEQKRNPMSKSPKYTNEKGKVEIKGSMLGSYLTQLFIKIIIEVAFIVGQYYLFGFIMERKFHCKQSPCTVETECFISRPTEKTIFIIFMLVVACVSLALNVLEIFYLLCKRISGRNKKYRNVTYAGDSHYPSPFSAELDSAHSMRHNELNMAFQKRLAQSKGSHDEAESEP; from the coding sequence ATGGGAGATTGGGGATTCCTCTCAGCTTTACTGGACAAAGTACAGTCCCACTCCACCGTCATCGGCAAGATCTGGATGAGCATCCTCTTCATCTTCAGGATCCTGGTGCTGGGAGCAGGAGCGGAGAACGTGTGGGGTGATGAGCGATCCAACTTAGTGTGCAACACCAACACGCCTGGTTGCGAAAGCTTGTGCTACGACTGGAAGTTCCCCATCTCTCACATTCGCTTCTGGGTCATGCAGATCATTTTCGTTTCCACTCCAACTTTGGTGTATCTGGGCCACGTGGTGCACGTCATCCACCAGGAGAACAAACTGAGAGAGGAGCAGAAAAGAAACCCGATGTCAAAGTCTCCAAAATATACGAATGAAAAAGGGAAGGTTGAAATCAAAGGAAGCATGCTGGGTAGTTACTTGACCCAGCTgtttataaaaatcattattgAGGTGGCTTTCATCGTTGGCCAGTATTATCTGTTTGGATTTATTATGGAGCGCAAGTTCCACTGTAAGCAGTCGCCATGTACGGTGGAGACAGAGTGTTTCATTTCTAGACCCACAGAGAAAACCATCTTCATTATCTTCATGTTGGTGGTGGCATGTGTGTCTCTGGCCTTAAATGTTCTAGAAATCTTCTATTTGCTTTGTAAGAGGATAAGTGGGAGAAATAAGAAATATAGAAATGTAACGTATGCTGGTGATTCCCATTATCCTTCACCTTTTTCAGCAGAACTTGATTCGGCTCATTCTATGAGACACAATGAGTTAAACATGGCCTTTCAGAAAAGATTGGCTCAAAGCAAAGGCAGCCATGATGAAGCAGAATCTGAGCCATAG